From Pagrus major chromosome 6, Pma_NU_1.0, one genomic window encodes:
- the LOC140998484 gene encoding uncharacterized protein isoform X2, translated as MEQPAEEELKQIARWLSEEGLAPDSQKEAQLCLLWRALQCTRDRLSSVSWDLDTQRSQHLAEMAEVRKSLEQIRIFTEHKDVLAQEIQDENDQLQDQLRRLISLQDSQISEVAKMLYQQGLTELIHSSPSEQVAYLLVERASLLETSEVPDSLTVDVNASSQLGTEAQALKTSEQQAEASHLASQACSVERECSRLERDVEEGSRRLAMAHNEIRRLTDELESAHLTQRAYEPELQAAQQEVEQLRQEVEKLKKYEMVELRKAKELNDRLDLEIRALRNRVRSLDAEKSSLQQTVVSLKEKLEQLGKDLQEQQAEQQLLTVQVQANQANQLANSQAAELPQSSQTCLNLQEELTAQMRCLLKKEETVVSLQKEVERLKSALQEQQQLAEQQLLTLQVQANQANESAKSQATELIQSNEICRDLENKLSTQSRSLLEKESEIHSLKHQLDNSQKELDNLISTICTKENNLRDQKNWKQKEVEHCENTYCLLEDKELQTQLQLLQNKENTVPKECTNCQETVHTLLETQDKYETLKMEICETLKSLDKERSKYHEMKEKHKAKLCRAKQKFDDETSWRDEKIKNLERELSLSSHSLAKEKELYMSITVENDKLLVERRRLLEQLSEEEHNKKDSNLSATLSKCRVDFLEMENKKLGNKILYMSNQLAVLERSLQNKQSLHFAEELKKISNPTQVLASLHVPTSSVMIPELQEIEVALDKTQHKQSNVTSSPHCLISGPLSRSAEMGYLNLNSTRSRSDHSASPATLSSSDSTCC; from the exons ATGGAGCAACCAGCAGAG GAAGAGCTGAAGCAGATTGCCAGATGGTTAAGTGAAGAGGGACTTGCTCCTGACTCCCAGAAGGAGGCTCAGCTGTGTCTGCTATGGCGTGCCCTCCAGTGCACAAGAGACCGTCTGAGCAGCGTGAGCTGGGACCTGGACACCCAGCGCTCACAACACTTAGCAGAGATGGCAGAG GTACGCAAGTCCTTGGAGCAGATTCGAATCTTTACAGAGCACAAAGATGTTTTGGCTCAGGAGATACAAGACGAAAATGATCAGCTCCAGGATCAGCTGCGACGCCTAATATCCCTTCAAG ATTCCCAGATAAGTGAGGTGGCTAAAATGCTGTACCAGCAGGGTCTCACAGAGTTGATCCACAGCAGCCCCAGTGAGCAGGTGGCCTACCTCCTGGTGGAGAGAGCCTCCTTACTTGAGACAAGCGAGGTTCCTGACAGCCTGACGGTTGATGTAAATGCATCAAGCCAGCTGGGGACCGAAGCCCAAGCGCTGAAGACCAGTGAGCAACAG GCCGAGGCCAGCCATTTGGCCAGCCAGGCATGCAGTGTGGAGAGGGAGTGTTCCCGTCTGGAGCGGGATGTGGAGGAAGGTTCCCGCCGGCTGGCCATGGCCCACAATGAGATCCGACGTTTGACGGATGAGCTGGAGTCTGCTCACTTGACCCAAAGAGCTTATG agcctgagctgcaggctgcacagcaggaggtggaacaactcagacaggaagtggagaaaCTGAAGAAATATG AAATGGTAGAACTAAGAAAAGCCAAAGAACTGAACGATCGTCTAGACCTCGAGATCAGAGCCTTGAGGAACAGGGTACGCTCCCTGGATGCTGAGAAAAGCTCTCTACAGCAGACG gTGGTGTCTCTGAAGGAGAAGTTGGAGCAGCTGGGGAAAGACTTGCAGGAGCAGcaggctgagcagcagctcctcacTGTGCAGGTTCAGGCAAATCAAGCTAATCAGTTAGCTAAC tCTCAAGCGGCAGAGCTGCCACAGAGCAGCCAGACCTGCCTAAATTTACAGGAGGAGCTCACTGCTCAAATGAGATGTCTTTTGAAAAAGGAGGAAACT GTTGTATCTCTGCAGAAGGAGGTGGAGCGGCTCAAGTCAGccctgcaggagcagcagcagttggctgagcagcagctcctgACCTTGCAGGTTCAGGCCAACCAAGCTAATGAGTCAGCTAAA TCCCAGGCAACCGAGTTGATTCAGAGCAATGAGATCTGCAGAGATTTGGAGAATAAGCTCAGCACACAGTCAAGAAGCCTTTTGGAGAAGGAGTCAGAA ATACATTCCCTTAAGCATCAGTTGGATAATTCTCAAAAAGAGTTGGATAACCTTATATCTACGATTTGcaccaaagaaaacaatcttCGGGACCAAAA GAATTGGAAGCAAAAAGAGGTGGAACATTGTGAAAACACTTACTGTCTGCTAGAGGACAAAGAGCTACaaacacaactacagctgctgcaGAACAAGGAAAATACAGTGCCCAAG GAGTGCACTAATTGTCAAGAAACAGTGCACACTCTGTTGGAAACCCAAGACAAGTATGAAACACTCAAGATGGAGATCTGTGAAACCCTTAAAAGCCTCGACAAAGAGCGGAG CAAGTACCACGAGATGAAGGAAAAGCACAAAGCAAAACTGTGTCGAGCCAAACAGAAATTTGATGATGAAACCTCATGGCGTGATGAGAAGATAAAAAATCTAGAGCGAGAACTGTCCCTGTCTTCCCATTCATTAGCAAAG GAAAAAGAGCTTTACATGAGTATAACTGTGGAAAATGACAAACTTCTTGTTGAGAGGAGAAGGCTACTAGAACAGCTTAGCGAAGAGGAGCACAACAAGAAAGACAGTAATCTGTCAGCTACTTTGTCCAAATGCAG GGTGGATTTTCTGGAGATGGAAAACAAGAAACTTGGAAACAAAATACTCTACATGTCCAATCAGCTAGCTGTCCTGGAACGCAGCCTGCAGAACAAGCAGTCACTTCACTTTGCTGAG gaaCTGAAGAAAATATCTAATCCTACACAGGTTCTTGCGTCCCTCCATGTGCCAACTTCAAG TGTGATGATACCTGAGCTGCAAGAAATTGAGGTTGCATTGGACAAAACTCAGCACAAGCAGTCAAATGTGACTTCTtcccctcactgtctcatctCTGGGCCCCTGTCTCGATCAGCAGAGATGGGCTACCTGAATCTGAACTCCACCCGGAGCCGCTCAGACCACTCGGCTTCCCCGGCCACCCTTAGCAGCTCAGACAGTACGTGTTGTTGA
- the LOC140998484 gene encoding uncharacterized protein isoform X1, which produces MEQPAEEELKQIARWLSEEGLAPDSQKEAQLCLLWRALQCTRDRLSSVSWDLDTQRSQHLAEMAEVRKSLEQIRIFTEHKDVLAQEIQDENDQLQDQLRRLISLQDSQISEVAKMLYQQGLTELIHSSPSEQVAYLLVERASLLETSEVPDSLTVDVNASSQLGTEAQALKTSEQQFSHKGAPRHNQSPWKRLFGLHRASQSKHTFIPAEASHLASQACSVERECSRLERDVEEGSRRLAMAHNEIRRLTDELESAHLTQRAYEPELQAAQQEVEQLRQEVEKLKKYEMVELRKAKELNDRLDLEIRALRNRVRSLDAEKSSLQQTVVSLKEKLEQLGKDLQEQQAEQQLLTVQVQANQANQLANSQAAELPQSSQTCLNLQEELTAQMRCLLKKEETVVSLQKEVERLKSALQEQQQLAEQQLLTLQVQANQANESAKSQATELIQSNEICRDLENKLSTQSRSLLEKESEIHSLKHQLDNSQKELDNLISTICTKENNLRDQKNWKQKEVEHCENTYCLLEDKELQTQLQLLQNKENTVPKECTNCQETVHTLLETQDKYETLKMEICETLKSLDKERSKYHEMKEKHKAKLCRAKQKFDDETSWRDEKIKNLERELSLSSHSLAKEKELYMSITVENDKLLVERRRLLEQLSEEEHNKKDSNLSATLSKCRVDFLEMENKKLGNKILYMSNQLAVLERSLQNKQSLHFAEELKKISNPTQVLASLHVPTSSVMIPELQEIEVALDKTQHKQSNVTSSPHCLISGPLSRSAEMGYLNLNSTRSRSDHSASPATLSSSDSTCC; this is translated from the exons ATGGAGCAACCAGCAGAG GAAGAGCTGAAGCAGATTGCCAGATGGTTAAGTGAAGAGGGACTTGCTCCTGACTCCCAGAAGGAGGCTCAGCTGTGTCTGCTATGGCGTGCCCTCCAGTGCACAAGAGACCGTCTGAGCAGCGTGAGCTGGGACCTGGACACCCAGCGCTCACAACACTTAGCAGAGATGGCAGAG GTACGCAAGTCCTTGGAGCAGATTCGAATCTTTACAGAGCACAAAGATGTTTTGGCTCAGGAGATACAAGACGAAAATGATCAGCTCCAGGATCAGCTGCGACGCCTAATATCCCTTCAAG ATTCCCAGATAAGTGAGGTGGCTAAAATGCTGTACCAGCAGGGTCTCACAGAGTTGATCCACAGCAGCCCCAGTGAGCAGGTGGCCTACCTCCTGGTGGAGAGAGCCTCCTTACTTGAGACAAGCGAGGTTCCTGACAGCCTGACGGTTGATGTAAATGCATCAAGCCAGCTGGGGACCGAAGCCCAAGCGCTGAAGACCAGTGAGCAACAG TTTTCCCACAAGGGGGCACCACGTCATAACCAGAGCCCATGGAAGAGACTCTTTGGACTCCACAGAGCCTCACAGAGCAAACATACTTTTATTCCT GCCGAGGCCAGCCATTTGGCCAGCCAGGCATGCAGTGTGGAGAGGGAGTGTTCCCGTCTGGAGCGGGATGTGGAGGAAGGTTCCCGCCGGCTGGCCATGGCCCACAATGAGATCCGACGTTTGACGGATGAGCTGGAGTCTGCTCACTTGACCCAAAGAGCTTATG agcctgagctgcaggctgcacagcaggaggtggaacaactcagacaggaagtggagaaaCTGAAGAAATATG AAATGGTAGAACTAAGAAAAGCCAAAGAACTGAACGATCGTCTAGACCTCGAGATCAGAGCCTTGAGGAACAGGGTACGCTCCCTGGATGCTGAGAAAAGCTCTCTACAGCAGACG gTGGTGTCTCTGAAGGAGAAGTTGGAGCAGCTGGGGAAAGACTTGCAGGAGCAGcaggctgagcagcagctcctcacTGTGCAGGTTCAGGCAAATCAAGCTAATCAGTTAGCTAAC tCTCAAGCGGCAGAGCTGCCACAGAGCAGCCAGACCTGCCTAAATTTACAGGAGGAGCTCACTGCTCAAATGAGATGTCTTTTGAAAAAGGAGGAAACT GTTGTATCTCTGCAGAAGGAGGTGGAGCGGCTCAAGTCAGccctgcaggagcagcagcagttggctgagcagcagctcctgACCTTGCAGGTTCAGGCCAACCAAGCTAATGAGTCAGCTAAA TCCCAGGCAACCGAGTTGATTCAGAGCAATGAGATCTGCAGAGATTTGGAGAATAAGCTCAGCACACAGTCAAGAAGCCTTTTGGAGAAGGAGTCAGAA ATACATTCCCTTAAGCATCAGTTGGATAATTCTCAAAAAGAGTTGGATAACCTTATATCTACGATTTGcaccaaagaaaacaatcttCGGGACCAAAA GAATTGGAAGCAAAAAGAGGTGGAACATTGTGAAAACACTTACTGTCTGCTAGAGGACAAAGAGCTACaaacacaactacagctgctgcaGAACAAGGAAAATACAGTGCCCAAG GAGTGCACTAATTGTCAAGAAACAGTGCACACTCTGTTGGAAACCCAAGACAAGTATGAAACACTCAAGATGGAGATCTGTGAAACCCTTAAAAGCCTCGACAAAGAGCGGAG CAAGTACCACGAGATGAAGGAAAAGCACAAAGCAAAACTGTGTCGAGCCAAACAGAAATTTGATGATGAAACCTCATGGCGTGATGAGAAGATAAAAAATCTAGAGCGAGAACTGTCCCTGTCTTCCCATTCATTAGCAAAG GAAAAAGAGCTTTACATGAGTATAACTGTGGAAAATGACAAACTTCTTGTTGAGAGGAGAAGGCTACTAGAACAGCTTAGCGAAGAGGAGCACAACAAGAAAGACAGTAATCTGTCAGCTACTTTGTCCAAATGCAG GGTGGATTTTCTGGAGATGGAAAACAAGAAACTTGGAAACAAAATACTCTACATGTCCAATCAGCTAGCTGTCCTGGAACGCAGCCTGCAGAACAAGCAGTCACTTCACTTTGCTGAG gaaCTGAAGAAAATATCTAATCCTACACAGGTTCTTGCGTCCCTCCATGTGCCAACTTCAAG TGTGATGATACCTGAGCTGCAAGAAATTGAGGTTGCATTGGACAAAACTCAGCACAAGCAGTCAAATGTGACTTCTtcccctcactgtctcatctCTGGGCCCCTGTCTCGATCAGCAGAGATGGGCTACCTGAATCTGAACTCCACCCGGAGCCGCTCAGACCACTCGGCTTCCCCGGCCACCCTTAGCAGCTCAGACAGTACGTGTTGTTGA
- the emp3a gene encoding epithelial membrane protein 3 translates to MVFLLVTIIVLHLTTLAMLLIATLEKSWWVWTDSEIRDLWYNCFHDNETKTWLCATTNESDWLQSVQALMVLSVVFSSISFLVFLGQLLTMSKGGLFYFTGLCQAFAGFTSFAACLIFTFHRKEILNDSRDLSRGRFGYCFILAWLCIPLLLISALLYVHLRKKQ, encoded by the exons ATGGTCTTCCTGCTCGTAACGATCATTGTGCTGCATCTGACCACCTTGGCCATGCTCCTCATCGCCACCCTGGAGAAG TCCTGGTGGGTATGGACTGATTCAGAAATCAGAGACCTCTGGTACAACTGCTTCCATGATAATGAAACAAAGACCTGGCTGTGTGCTACTACCAATGAAAGCG ACTGGCTCCAGTCCGTCCAGGCCCTAATGGTCCTCTCTGTggtcttctcctccatctccttcctGGTTTTTCTGGGTCAGCTGCTCACCATGTCCAAAGGAGGGCTCTTCTACTTCACAGGCCTCTGTCAGGCCTTTGCAG GTTTCACATCCTTTGCAGCGTGCCTCATCTTCACCTTCCACAGAAAGGAGATCTTGAACGACTCAAGAGATCTGAGCAGAGGGCGCTTCGGCTACTGTTTCATCCTGGCATGGCTGTGTATCCCTCTCCTCCTGATCAGCGCGTTACTGTATGTCCACCTGCGCAAGAAGCAGTGA